In one window of Nocardiopsis aegyptia DNA:
- the frc gene encoding formyl-CoA transferase gives MGKALDGIRVLDMTHVQSGPSATQILAWMGADVLKVEAVTGDITRRQLRDKPGVDSLYFTMLNSNKRSVTLNTKSDRGKEIFLDLVRRSDVLVENFAPGALDRMGFTWEVLHEANPRLVYASIKGFGPGAYADFKAYEVIAQAMGGSMSTTGFEDGPPLATGAQIGDSGTGMHTVAGILAALLQRTSTGQGQRVQVAMQDAVLNLCRVKLRDQQRLEHGPLAEYPNDDFGDEVPRSGNASGGGQPGWAVRTAPGGPNDYVYVIIQPPGWAPITKLIGRPELVEDPEWATPEARLDKLDKVFSLIEEWSSRLPKWDVLAELNKHNIPCGPILSTREIIDDPTLRANGVVTTVEHPERGEYHTVASPIRLSDSSVAVERSPLLGEHNEDVYGGELGLTAEELAELSSNGVI, from the coding sequence ATGGGCAAGGCACTCGACGGGATCCGCGTCCTGGACATGACACATGTCCAGTCCGGCCCCTCGGCGACACAGATCCTGGCCTGGATGGGCGCCGACGTCCTCAAGGTCGAGGCGGTCACCGGCGACATCACCCGGCGCCAACTGCGCGACAAGCCCGGCGTGGACAGCCTGTACTTCACGATGCTCAACTCCAACAAGCGCAGCGTCACGCTCAACACCAAGAGCGACCGCGGCAAGGAGATCTTCCTCGACCTGGTCCGGCGCAGCGACGTCCTGGTGGAGAACTTCGCCCCGGGCGCACTGGACCGGATGGGCTTCACCTGGGAGGTCCTGCACGAGGCCAACCCGCGCCTGGTCTACGCCTCGATCAAGGGCTTCGGACCCGGCGCCTACGCCGACTTCAAGGCCTACGAGGTCATCGCGCAGGCCATGGGCGGCTCGATGAGCACCACCGGCTTCGAGGACGGTCCGCCGCTGGCGACGGGCGCGCAGATCGGTGACTCGGGCACCGGAATGCATACAGTGGCCGGTATCCTCGCCGCCCTGCTCCAGCGCACCAGCACCGGCCAGGGCCAGCGGGTCCAGGTCGCCATGCAGGACGCCGTCCTCAACCTGTGCCGCGTCAAGCTGCGCGACCAGCAGCGGCTGGAGCACGGCCCCCTCGCGGAGTACCCCAACGACGACTTCGGCGACGAGGTCCCCCGCTCGGGCAACGCCTCCGGCGGCGGACAGCCGGGCTGGGCGGTGCGCACCGCGCCCGGCGGTCCCAACGACTACGTCTACGTCATCATCCAGCCCCCGGGCTGGGCGCCCATCACCAAGCTCATCGGCCGGCCCGAACTGGTCGAGGACCCCGAGTGGGCCACGCCCGAAGCCCGCCTGGACAAGCTCGACAAGGTCTTCTCCCTGATCGAGGAGTGGTCTAGCCGGCTCCCCAAGTGGGACGTCCTGGCCGAGCTGAACAAGCACAACATCCCCTGCGGGCCCATCCTGTCCACCCGGGAGATCATCGACGACCCCACGCTGCGCGCCAACGGAGTCGTCACCACGGTCGAGCACCCCGAGCGCGGCGAGTACCACACGGTCGCCTCGCCCATCCGGCTCTCCGACTCGTCCGTGGCGGTCGAGCGCTCTCCGCTGCTCGGAGAGCACAACGAGGACGTCTACGGCGGCGAACTGGGCCTGACCGCCGAAGAGCTGGCCGAACTCTCATCGAACGGAGTGATCTAG
- a CDS encoding thiamine pyrophosphate-binding protein, translating to MAEGTPNTSTSSDTTISGGHLVAKALKAEGVDVIYTLCGGHIIDIYDGCADEGIDVIDVRHEQVAAHAADGYARITGKPGCAVVTAGPGTTDAVTGIANAYRAESPMLVIGGQGALSQHKMGSLQDLPHVDMISPISKFAATVPHTERVADLVSMAFREALNGAPGPSFLEIPRDILDASVPLDKARIPEKGRYRASTRQAGDPADIERLADLIVRSERPSILLGNQVWTTRATDTSVELVRALNIPAYMNGAGRGTLPPGDPHHFQLSRRYAFTNSDLIIIVGTPFDFRMGYGKRLSPDATVVQIDLNYATVGKNRDIDLGLVGDADAILSAVLQATSGYGDTGAQGRKTWLEELRTKEQEALDKRAHLLTSDSTPIHPYRLVNEINEFLTEDSIYVGDGGDIVTFSGQVVQPKSPGHWMDPGPLGTLGVGIPFVMAAKQALPHKEVVALFGDGAFSLTGWDFETLVRFDLPFVGIVGNNSSMNQIRYGQIAKYGADRGEIGNTLGDVNYAEFARMLGGHGEEVRDPADIAPALRRARESGKPSLINVWIDPEVYAPGTMNQTMYK from the coding sequence ATGGCCGAGGGCACACCCAACACCAGCACCAGTAGCGACACCACGATCTCCGGCGGCCACCTGGTGGCCAAAGCGCTCAAGGCCGAGGGCGTCGACGTCATCTACACGCTCTGCGGTGGACACATCATCGACATCTACGACGGCTGCGCCGACGAGGGCATCGACGTCATCGACGTCCGCCACGAACAGGTCGCCGCGCACGCCGCCGACGGCTACGCACGCATCACCGGCAAACCCGGCTGTGCCGTCGTCACCGCCGGCCCCGGCACCACGGACGCGGTCACCGGTATCGCCAACGCCTATCGCGCGGAGAGCCCGATGCTCGTCATCGGCGGGCAGGGCGCGCTCAGCCAGCACAAGATGGGCTCGCTCCAGGACCTGCCGCACGTCGACATGATCAGCCCGATCTCCAAGTTCGCCGCCACCGTGCCGCACACCGAGCGCGTGGCCGACCTGGTCTCCATGGCCTTCCGCGAGGCGCTCAACGGCGCGCCCGGCCCGTCCTTCCTGGAGATCCCCCGCGACATCCTCGACGCCTCGGTCCCGCTGGACAAGGCGCGCATCCCGGAGAAGGGCCGCTACCGCGCCTCCACCCGCCAGGCCGGCGACCCCGCCGACATCGAGCGGCTGGCCGACCTGATCGTGCGCTCCGAGCGCCCCAGCATCCTGCTCGGGAACCAGGTGTGGACCACGCGCGCCACCGACACCTCCGTCGAACTCGTCCGCGCGCTCAACATCCCCGCCTACATGAACGGCGCCGGACGCGGCACGCTACCCCCGGGCGACCCCCACCACTTCCAGCTCTCCCGCCGCTACGCCTTCACCAACTCCGACCTCATCATCATCGTCGGCACCCCGTTCGACTTCCGGATGGGCTACGGCAAGCGGCTCTCGCCCGACGCCACCGTCGTGCAGATCGACCTCAACTACGCGACCGTCGGCAAGAACCGCGACATCGACCTCGGGCTGGTCGGCGACGCCGACGCGATCCTGTCCGCCGTCCTGCAGGCCACGTCCGGCTACGGCGACACCGGCGCCCAGGGCCGCAAGACCTGGCTGGAGGAGCTGCGCACCAAGGAGCAGGAGGCCCTCGACAAGCGCGCCCACCTGCTCACCTCCGACTCCACGCCGATCCACCCCTACCGGCTGGTCAACGAGATCAACGAGTTCCTCACCGAGGACTCCATCTACGTCGGCGACGGCGGTGACATCGTCACCTTCTCCGGGCAGGTCGTCCAGCCCAAGTCGCCGGGCCACTGGATGGACCCGGGCCCCCTGGGCACGCTCGGCGTGGGCATCCCGTTCGTCATGGCGGCCAAGCAGGCCCTCCCGCACAAGGAGGTCGTCGCGCTCTTCGGCGACGGGGCCTTCAGCCTCACCGGCTGGGACTTCGAGACGCTGGTCCGGTTCGACCTGCCCTTCGTCGGGATCGTCGGCAACAACTCGTCCATGAACCAGATCCGCTACGGCCAGATCGCCAAGTACGGCGCCGACCGCGGCGAGATCGGCAACACCCTGGGCGACGTCAACTACGCCGAGTTCGCCAGGATGCTCGGCGGCCACGGGGAAGAGGTACGCGACCCGGCCGACATCGCGCCGGCCCTGCGCCGTGCCCGCGAGTCCGGCAAGCCCTCCCTGATCAACGTCTGGATCGACCCCGAGGTCTACGCGCCCGGGACCATGAACCAGACGATGTACAAGTAG
- a CDS encoding MFS transporter yields the protein MSGHPTPDPPPPAAAEVVRDWRGRSYRVGPTARVLTGVPRWVVLARALASVAAIGVMQFGYGAAVPALVDAHGWSPAQALVPFLLWTLFQGATAPLPHHLGARRLLTPGQSVGAGAVLCAAALVALGHVAAPVPAALAYGVLGGVGAGLVYHSCADLVGGWFPDRPGVRFGAVGGAFALGAVPLLPVLALAPSSAPLPAATTVLAAAVLVLGLAGGPGQRHAPRRWWPPGADPRAVALRGNADPPAAADFSTAQAWASGPSLPALHAVVALSGAGGLFTIAVLPVVLVAAGRPMVETAAAVTAFAAASGLGRIASGAAVERTGRRRLLAVLLGASALALAGLAAVADTGPAALLVALAAVAGAGTGSCYPLSRAVTEAHFGADRAAGIPRLVHSSKAVGGLLGVGAAVALLALAPPPATASWLVTAAVALTAATLLTGALRRPFPVRTLPIRKKIWTAGRRRAPM from the coding sequence ATGTCAGGACACCCCACCCCCGACCCTCCACCCCCCGCCGCCGCGGAGGTCGTGCGCGACTGGCGGGGCCGCAGCTACCGCGTCGGTCCGACCGCCCGCGTGCTCACCGGCGTTCCGCGCTGGGTCGTCCTCGCCCGCGCCCTGGCCTCCGTCGCGGCGATCGGCGTGATGCAGTTCGGCTACGGAGCCGCGGTGCCCGCCCTGGTCGACGCGCACGGATGGTCGCCCGCCCAGGCCCTCGTGCCGTTCCTGCTCTGGACCCTGTTCCAGGGCGCCACCGCGCCGCTGCCGCACCACCTCGGTGCCCGGCGCCTGCTCACCCCCGGGCAGTCCGTCGGCGCGGGCGCCGTCCTGTGCGCCGCCGCGCTGGTGGCGCTCGGCCACGTGGCGGCCCCCGTTCCCGCGGCCCTCGCCTACGGCGTCCTGGGCGGCGTGGGCGCCGGACTCGTCTACCACTCCTGCGCCGACCTGGTCGGCGGCTGGTTCCCCGACCGCCCCGGCGTCCGGTTCGGCGCCGTCGGCGGCGCCTTCGCGCTCGGCGCGGTCCCCCTGCTGCCCGTCCTCGCCCTGGCACCGTCCTCCGCTCCGCTGCCCGCCGCCACGACCGTGCTCGCCGCGGCCGTCCTGGTCCTGGGCCTGGCGGGCGGCCCCGGCCAGCGCCACGCCCCGCGCCGGTGGTGGCCGCCGGGCGCCGACCCCCGCGCGGTCGCGCTGCGCGGGAACGCCGACCCGCCGGCGGCGGCCGACTTCAGCACCGCCCAGGCCTGGGCCAGCGGCCCCTCCCTGCCGGCGCTGCACGCGGTCGTCGCCCTGTCCGGCGCCGGCGGTCTGTTCACCATCGCCGTCCTGCCCGTGGTCCTGGTCGCCGCCGGCCGCCCCATGGTGGAGACCGCCGCCGCGGTCACGGCCTTCGCCGCCGCCAGCGGGCTGGGCCGGATCGCCTCCGGGGCCGCCGTCGAGCGGACCGGGCGGCGCCGCCTGCTCGCCGTGCTGCTGGGCGCGTCCGCGCTCGCCCTGGCCGGTCTCGCCGCCGTCGCGGACACCGGCCCGGCCGCCCTCCTGGTGGCGCTGGCGGCCGTGGCGGGTGCCGGGACCGGCTCCTGCTACCCGCTCAGCCGGGCGGTCACCGAGGCCCACTTCGGGGCGGACCGCGCGGCCGGGATCCCCCGCCTCGTGCACAGCTCCAAGGCGGTCGGCGGGCTGCTCGGCGTGGGCGCGGCCGTCGCCCTCCTGGCCCTGGCGCCGCCGCCGGCGACAGCGTCGTGGCTGGTCACAGCCGCTGTGGCGCTCACCGCCGCCACCCTGCTCACGGGTGCGCTGCGCCGCCCGTTCCCGGTCCGGACACTGCCGATCCGGAAGAAGATCTGGACAGCGGGGCGGCGGCGTGCTCCAATGTGA
- the sucC gene encoding ADP-forming succinate--CoA ligase subunit beta, with translation MDLHEYEAKQLFGEYGVRLVEGEIADTPDQVRLAAGRIGRKVVVKAQVKTGGRGKAGGVKVADGPEHARARAEEILGMDIKGHTVRRVLVEEASDIAEEYYFSFLLDRANRTFLSICSAQGGMEIEEVAVTDPDAVVRTPVGPEGVDRAAALEICRAAKLPEEVHDCAAATIVQLWEAAVGEDATLVEVNPLVRTADGRIIALDGKMTLDDNAAFRHPERVPFADDSDTDPRELRAVEKGLNYVKLDGEVGIIGNGAGLVMSTLDVVAYAGEEHGGVKPANFLDIGGGASAEIMADGLDIILGDPAVKSVFVNVFGGITACDAVANGIVQALELLESRGDDVSKPLVVRLDGNNAELGRRILTERAHPAVRQVDTMDGAAAQAAELAAA, from the coding sequence GTGGATCTCCATGAGTACGAGGCCAAACAGCTCTTCGGTGAGTACGGGGTGCGCCTCGTGGAGGGCGAGATAGCCGACACCCCGGACCAGGTCCGGCTCGCGGCCGGCCGGATCGGCCGCAAGGTCGTGGTGAAGGCGCAGGTCAAGACCGGCGGCCGGGGCAAGGCCGGCGGTGTGAAGGTGGCGGACGGGCCGGAACACGCCCGCGCCAGGGCCGAGGAGATCCTCGGCATGGACATCAAGGGCCACACGGTCCGCAGGGTGCTGGTGGAGGAGGCCTCCGACATCGCGGAGGAGTACTACTTCTCCTTCCTGCTGGACCGGGCCAACCGCACCTTCCTGTCGATCTGCTCCGCCCAGGGCGGCATGGAGATCGAGGAGGTCGCGGTCACCGACCCCGACGCGGTGGTGCGCACGCCGGTGGGCCCCGAGGGGGTCGACCGCGCGGCGGCGCTGGAGATCTGCCGCGCCGCGAAGCTCCCCGAGGAGGTGCACGACTGCGCCGCCGCCACGATCGTCCAACTGTGGGAGGCCGCGGTGGGGGAGGACGCCACGCTGGTGGAGGTCAACCCGCTGGTCCGCACGGCCGACGGGCGGATCATCGCCCTCGACGGCAAGATGACCCTCGACGACAACGCGGCGTTCCGGCACCCCGAGCGCGTGCCCTTCGCCGACGACTCGGACACCGACCCGCGCGAGCTGCGGGCCGTCGAGAAGGGTCTGAACTACGTGAAGCTCGACGGTGAGGTCGGGATCATCGGCAACGGCGCGGGTCTGGTCATGTCCACGCTGGACGTGGTCGCCTACGCCGGTGAGGAGCACGGCGGGGTCAAGCCCGCCAACTTCCTGGACATCGGTGGCGGTGCCTCGGCGGAGATCATGGCCGACGGCCTGGACATCATCCTGGGCGACCCGGCGGTCAAGAGCGTGTTCGTGAACGTCTTCGGCGGCATCACGGCCTGTGACGCGGTCGCGAACGGGATCGTGCAGGCGCTGGAGCTGCTGGAGTCGCGCGGCGACGACGTCTCCAAGCCGCTGGTGGTGCGTCTGGACGGCAACAACGCCGAGCTGGGCCGCCGGATCCTGACCGAGCGCGCGCACCCCGCGGTGCGCCAGGTCGACACGATGGACGGCGCCGCCGCACAGGCCGCCGAGCTCGCCGCCGCGTGA
- the sucD gene encoding succinate--CoA ligase subunit alpha: MAIFLNKDSKVLVQGMTGSEGTKHTRRMLASGTSIVGGVNPRKAGQKVDFDGTEVPVFGSVSEGMAATGADVTVIFVPPKFCKDAVFEAIDAGIGLAVVITEGIPVHDTAAFWAHAKARGNRTRIIGPNCPGLISPGQSNAGIIPADITKPGRIGLVSKSGTLTYQMMYELRDIGFSSAVGIGGDPIIGTTHIDALAAFEADPDTDVIVMIGEIGGDAEERAAEYVKANVTKPVVGYVAGFTAPEGKTMGHAGAIVSGSSGTAAAKKEALEAAGVKVGKTPTETARLARAVLNGSDQREEAGAGSTMAPTAP, encoded by the coding sequence ATGGCTATCTTCCTGAACAAGGACAGCAAGGTGCTGGTCCAGGGCATGACCGGCTCTGAGGGCACCAAGCACACCCGCCGCATGCTCGCCTCGGGCACCAGCATCGTGGGCGGGGTCAACCCGCGCAAGGCCGGCCAGAAGGTCGACTTCGACGGTACCGAGGTGCCGGTCTTCGGATCGGTGTCCGAGGGCATGGCCGCCACGGGCGCGGACGTCACGGTCATCTTCGTGCCGCCGAAGTTCTGCAAGGACGCGGTGTTCGAGGCGATCGACGCCGGGATCGGCCTGGCGGTGGTGATCACCGAGGGCATTCCGGTGCACGACACCGCGGCGTTCTGGGCGCACGCCAAGGCCCGGGGCAACCGGACGCGGATCATCGGTCCGAACTGCCCGGGTCTGATCTCGCCGGGGCAGTCCAACGCGGGCATCATTCCGGCCGACATCACCAAGCCGGGCCGGATCGGTCTGGTGTCGAAGTCGGGCACGCTGACGTACCAGATGATGTACGAGCTGCGCGACATCGGCTTCTCGTCCGCGGTGGGTATCGGTGGTGACCCGATCATCGGGACCACGCACATCGACGCGCTGGCGGCGTTCGAGGCCGACCCCGACACCGATGTGATCGTGATGATCGGTGAGATCGGCGGTGACGCGGAGGAGCGTGCGGCCGAGTACGTGAAGGCGAACGTGACCAAGCCGGTGGTGGGTTACGTGGCGGGGTTCACGGCTCCTGAGGGCAAGACGATGGGTCACGCGGGCGCGATCGTGTCGGGTTCCTCGGGTACGGCCGCGGCGAAGAAGGAGGCCCTGGAGGCCGCCGGAGTCAAGGTCGGCAAGACCCCCACCGAGACCGCGCGGCTCGCCCGCGCCGTCCTGAACGGCTCCGACCAGCGAGAGGAGGCGGGCGCCGGATCCACCATGGCGCCCACGGCCCCATGA
- a CDS encoding aldehyde dehydrogenase family protein translates to MTAILKPGTDWATLYERCRTIAPEAFAADRVLNRWGGEWRADGEPRTAHSPVDGSEIAGPPMLDGSTAARAVAAAATEHRAWTAVPLDERRERVRATVQAWGEHRDTLALALVWEIGKPWRLARQDVDRAISGVEWYLDEIDRMLDGRVALDGPVSNIASWNYPMSVLAHAMCVQALAGNGVIAKTPTDGGLVCLTLAVALGVREGLPFTLVGGGGRDLSPSLVRGPEVACVSFVGGRDAGGRVAADLADLDRPHVLEQEGLNCWGVWEFSDWDTLSGQIRKTFDYAKQRCTAYPRFVVQRSRFDAFLQAYLAAVGTVRFGHPLAVADPGDDLPELDFGPVINAAKAKELHDAVAEAVAGGAVPLYRGTLDDALLLPGQNTDAYVAPVALLEPPRPSPLFHAEPFGPVDSIVLVDTEAELLAAMNASNGALVATISCDDADTAGQLASGVRAFKVGVNRPRSRGDRDELFGGLGDSWRGAFVGGELLVHAVTKGPAAERLPGNFPHYTLRPEARA, encoded by the coding sequence ATGACAGCGATCCTCAAGCCCGGCACCGACTGGGCCACGCTCTACGAGCGCTGCCGCACCATCGCCCCCGAGGCCTTCGCCGCCGACCGCGTCCTCAACCGGTGGGGCGGTGAGTGGCGAGCCGACGGCGAGCCCCGAACCGCCCACTCACCGGTGGACGGGTCGGAGATCGCCGGCCCGCCCATGCTCGACGGCAGCACGGCCGCGCGCGCCGTCGCGGCGGCCGCCACCGAACACCGGGCCTGGACCGCCGTCCCCCTCGACGAGCGCCGGGAGCGGGTGCGCGCGACCGTCCAGGCCTGGGGCGAGCACCGCGACACCCTCGCGCTGGCGCTCGTGTGGGAGATCGGCAAGCCGTGGCGGCTGGCCCGCCAGGACGTGGACCGGGCGATCTCCGGTGTCGAGTGGTACCTGGACGAGATCGACCGCATGCTGGACGGCCGGGTCGCCCTCGACGGTCCGGTCAGCAACATCGCGAGCTGGAACTACCCCATGAGCGTCCTGGCGCACGCGATGTGCGTGCAGGCGCTGGCCGGGAACGGCGTCATCGCCAAGACGCCCACGGACGGCGGCCTGGTCTGCCTGACCCTGGCCGTGGCCCTGGGCGTGCGCGAGGGGCTGCCGTTCACCCTGGTCGGTGGCGGCGGGCGCGACCTGTCCCCGTCCCTGGTGCGCGGCCCGGAGGTCGCGTGCGTGTCCTTCGTGGGCGGTCGCGACGCCGGCGGTCGCGTCGCGGCGGACCTGGCCGACCTGGACCGGCCGCACGTGCTGGAGCAGGAGGGCCTCAACTGCTGGGGCGTGTGGGAGTTCAGCGACTGGGACACCCTGTCGGGGCAGATCCGCAAGACGTTCGACTACGCCAAGCAGCGCTGCACGGCCTACCCCCGGTTCGTCGTGCAGCGGTCCCGGTTCGACGCCTTCCTCCAGGCCTACCTCGCGGCCGTGGGCACCGTCCGCTTCGGCCACCCCCTCGCCGTCGCCGACCCCGGCGACGACCTGCCCGAACTCGACTTCGGCCCGGTGATCAACGCGGCCAAGGCCAAGGAACTCCACGACGCCGTGGCCGAGGCGGTCGCCGGCGGCGCGGTGCCGCTCTACCGGGGCACCCTGGACGACGCACTCCTCCTGCCGGGCCAGAACACCGACGCCTACGTGGCCCCGGTGGCCCTGCTGGAGCCGCCGCGGCCCTCCCCGCTGTTCCACGCCGAGCCCTTCGGGCCGGTCGACTCCATCGTGCTGGTGGACACCGAGGCCGAACTGCTGGCCGCCATGAACGCCAGCAACGGCGCGCTCGTGGCCACGATCTCCTGCGACGACGCCGACACCGCCGGGCAGCTCGCTTCGGGCGTGCGGGCCTTCAAGGTCGGCGTCAACCGGCCCCGCTCCCGCGGGGACCGCGACGAGCTGTTCGGTGGCCTGGGCGACTCCTGGCGGGGCGCCTTCGTCGGCGGTGAACTCCTGGTCCACGCGGTCACCAAGGGGCCGGCGGCCGAGCGCCTGCCCGGCAACTTCCCGCACTACACCCTGCGCCCGGAGGCGCGCGCCTGA
- a CDS encoding DNA-binding protein, with protein MKGTLVLDSAGLSGFIAQDRKVMLLIDAALREDRAIVISAATIIEVQHRGVSTARLNWVLSRLKVEDLDKDGARAAAALLRRAGLHGHQYAIDSMVAEVALRQHPPVAVLTSDIGDMARLCGASVRLVGV; from the coding sequence GTGAAGGGCACTCTCGTCCTGGACTCCGCGGGTCTGTCCGGCTTCATCGCTCAGGACCGCAAAGTCATGCTGCTGATCGATGCCGCGCTCCGCGAGGACCGCGCCATCGTCATCAGCGCTGCGACCATCATCGAAGTCCAGCACCGTGGCGTCAGCACTGCGCGGCTGAACTGGGTGCTCTCTCGTCTCAAGGTCGAAGACCTGGACAAGGACGGTGCCCGCGCAGCCGCCGCGCTTCTCCGGCGCGCCGGGCTACACGGCCATCAATACGCCATCGACTCGATGGTCGCGGAGGTGGCTCTGCGGCAGCATCCTCCCGTCGCCGTTCTGACATCCGACATCGGCGACATGGCTCGGCTCTGCGGTGCCTCTGTCCGTCTGGTCGGCGTCTGA
- a CDS encoding S1 family peptidase encodes MHRSPLGRAVGTATLAFGLALTATGAVSADSVPTDLPDEQMAAMQEAFGLSEAGVTDLLDAQAEAAELEAELRDELGADFGGAVFDTDTHELTVQVTDAAAIGDVRRAGAEPDLVSHGEDVLGDAVAALDTADAPDTVHGWYADPELDSVVIEVDEGAAEDAEALAAEAGVDAVTVQESADRPRTYTDIVGGNPYYFQDSGSWYVCSVGFGVVGGYVTAGHCGDEGSDTWNDVPGTQQIGTVAGSVFPRSDMAWVEITNPDFTATPLVNDYDGGAVTVTGSTEAPVGAAVCRSGRTTGWQCGVIEAKDQTVRYPRGQHVHGLTRTTACAEGGDSGGSWLAGTEAQGVTSGGSGDCTSGGTTYFQPVNPILERWNLTLLTG; translated from the coding sequence TTGCATCGATCCCCCCTCGGGCGAGCCGTCGGAACCGCCACCCTCGCGTTCGGACTGGCTCTGACCGCCACCGGCGCGGTCTCCGCCGACAGCGTTCCCACCGATCTCCCCGACGAGCAGATGGCCGCCATGCAGGAGGCCTTCGGTCTCTCCGAGGCCGGTGTCACCGATCTCCTCGACGCCCAGGCCGAGGCCGCGGAGCTGGAGGCCGAGCTGCGCGACGAGCTCGGCGCCGACTTCGGCGGAGCCGTCTTCGACACCGACACCCACGAACTCACCGTCCAGGTCACCGACGCCGCGGCGATCGGCGACGTCCGCCGGGCGGGGGCCGAACCGGATCTGGTCTCCCACGGCGAGGACGTGCTCGGTGACGCGGTGGCGGCCCTGGACACGGCCGACGCCCCCGACACCGTCCACGGCTGGTACGCCGACCCGGAACTCGACTCCGTCGTCATCGAGGTAGACGAGGGCGCGGCCGAGGACGCCGAAGCCCTCGCCGCCGAGGCCGGCGTGGACGCCGTCACCGTCCAGGAGAGCGCGGACCGGCCGCGCACCTACACCGACATCGTCGGCGGCAACCCGTACTACTTCCAGGACTCCGGCAGCTGGTACGTCTGCTCCGTCGGCTTCGGCGTCGTGGGCGGCTACGTCACCGCGGGCCACTGCGGCGACGAGGGCTCCGACACCTGGAACGACGTGCCGGGCACCCAGCAGATCGGCACGGTCGCCGGATCGGTCTTCCCCAGGAGCGACATGGCGTGGGTGGAGATCACCAACCCCGACTTCACCGCCACCCCGCTGGTCAACGACTACGACGGCGGCGCCGTGACGGTCACCGGCTCGACGGAGGCGCCCGTGGGCGCCGCGGTGTGCCGCTCCGGCCGGACGACCGGATGGCAGTGCGGCGTCATCGAGGCCAAGGACCAGACCGTGCGCTACCCGCGCGGACAGCACGTCCACGGCCTGACGCGGACCACCGCGTGCGCCGAGGGCGGTGACTCCGGCGGCTCCTGGCTGGCCGGCACCGAGGCCCAGGGTGTGACCTCCGGCGGCTCGGGCGACTGCACCTCGGGCGGAACCACCTACTTCCAGCCGGTCAACCCGATCCTGGAGCGGTGGAACCTGACCCTCCTCACCGGCTGA
- the fdhD gene encoding formate dehydrogenase accessory sulfurtransferase FdhD: MGRVTVRDKVLRIRDGSASERVDTMVVEEPLEIRLDGSPLSITMRTPGHDFDLAAGFLVGEGVIARESDLVAIRYCAGATEDGSNTYNVLDVTLAAGVPVPDTSLERNFYTSSSCGLCGKASLDAVRTQAPWNVAGDGLRIGVDTLTALPDRLRAAQRVFDRTGGLHAAGLFTPEGELLALREDVGRHNAVDKLVGWALRSDRVPLADTVLMVSGRASFELVQKAWMAGIPMMAAVSAPSSLAVELAAEAGMTLVGFLRGSSMNVYAGRQRILLEGAPSAPPAATEGIRVPGR; the protein is encoded by the coding sequence ATGGGTCGGGTCACGGTTCGCGACAAGGTGCTCAGGATCAGGGACGGGTCGGCGTCCGAGCGCGTGGACACGATGGTCGTGGAGGAGCCGCTGGAGATCCGGCTGGACGGCTCGCCGCTCAGCATCACCATGCGCACGCCCGGCCACGACTTCGACCTGGCGGCGGGCTTCCTGGTGGGAGAGGGCGTCATCGCCCGCGAGAGCGACCTGGTCGCCATCCGCTACTGCGCCGGAGCCACCGAGGACGGCTCGAACACCTACAACGTGCTCGACGTGACCCTGGCCGCGGGCGTCCCGGTGCCCGACACCTCGCTGGAGCGCAACTTCTACACCTCGTCCTCGTGCGGGCTGTGCGGCAAGGCCAGTCTGGACGCCGTGCGCACGCAGGCCCCGTGGAACGTCGCCGGGGACGGGCTGCGGATCGGGGTCGACACGCTCACCGCGCTGCCGGACCGCCTGCGCGCCGCCCAGCGGGTGTTCGACCGCACCGGCGGCCTGCACGCGGCCGGGCTCTTCACCCCCGAGGGCGAACTGCTGGCGCTGCGGGAGGACGTGGGCCGCCACAACGCGGTCGACAAGCTGGTCGGATGGGCGCTGCGCTCGGACCGGGTACCGCTGGCCGACACGGTGCTGATGGTGTCCGGGCGCGCCTCGTTCGAGCTCGTACAGAAGGCCTGGATGGCCGGAATCCCGATGATGGCGGCGGTCTCGGCTCCTTCGTCCCTCGCCGTCGAGCTGGCCGCGGAGGCGGGGATGACCCTCGTCGGCTTCCTGCGCGGCAGCTCCATGAACGTCTACGCCGGACGGCAACGGATCCTTTTGGAGGGGGCGCCCAGCGCGCCCCCTGCGGCCACCGAGGGAATCCGCGTTCCGGGTCGGTAG